The Schistocerca cancellata isolate TAMUIC-IGC-003103 chromosome 4, iqSchCanc2.1, whole genome shotgun sequence genome contains a region encoding:
- the LOC126184008 gene encoding uncharacterized protein LOC126184008 yields MGKTKICLNANIAKTQKWLNRKYGKKQIWQKRKYGKKANMAKKLIWQKRECGQNANMAKPRIWQKREYGKNANMAKTQIWKNRKYGKNANKGKNYGKTANIGKTQIWEKRKYGKNDKRKYGENANMAKTQIWQNRKYGKNANMGKTQKWEKRKYSKNATMANTQLWHKRNYGKNATMAKTPLWQ; encoded by the exons atgggaaaaaccaaaatatgcctaaacgcaaatattgcaaaaacgcaaaaatggctaaatcgtaaatatggcaaaaagcaaatatggcaaaaacggaaatatggcaaaaaagcaaatatggcaaaaaagttaatatggcaaaaacgcgaatgtggccaaaacgcaaatatggcaaaaccgcgaatatggcaaaaacgcgaatatggcaaaaacgcgaatatggcaaaaacacaaatatggaaaaatcgtaaatatggcaaaaacgcaaataagggaaaaaattatggcaaaaccgcaaatattggaaaaacgcaaatatgggaaaaacgcaaatatgggaaaaat gataaacgcaaatatggcgaaaacgcaaatatggcaaaaacacaaatatggcaaaatcgtaaatatggcaaaaacgcaaatatgggaaaaacgcaaaaatgggaaaagcgcaaatatagcaaaaacgcaactatggcaaatacgcaactatggcacaaacgcaactatggcaaaaacgcaactatggccaAAACGCCACTATGGCAATaa